Part of the Pirellulales bacterium genome is shown below.
ATCAGGCATCAACGAGATCGTTCAAGACGACGATCGCCATCCCAGCGATGAACGGCGGGACTCGGTCTCAGCCGTCGGTCGGAATCGCCGTCGGCCGTATCGGCACATTCGCCAATAGCTGCTCTAGTGCGGCGAGACTAACCGGCTTGACGAGGTGATAGTCGAAACCGGCGTCCTTAGTTTGCCGTCGATCATCATCTTGTTCATAGCCGGTCAGAGCCACGAGAATCACGCCTTCGAGTCCCGGTTCCTTGCGCAGTTGGCGGGCCAGTTCGCAACCGTCCATGTTCGGCATCCCAATGTCCGAAATCACGATGTCCGGCCGTTGGGACTTCGCTAGTTCAAGCGCGGATGCCGAATCCTGGGCAGCGCAAACATCTTGCCCCATCTTTTCCAAGAGCTTACCCAGCACATAGATCGCGGCCTGCGCATCGTCCACGATCAGAATCCGACGAGTCGGTAGCGGAATGCTCTCGTCCCGAGCAATCGGGGTCATTGGGCGCACAGCAAGCGGAAGATGGATGATAAACTCGCTGCCGGCGCCAGTTCCGTCGCTGCGGGCCTCGATCCGGCCGCCGTGCATTTCGACCAAATGTTTGGCGAGCGGCAGTCCGAGGCCCAATCCGCCGCGGGAATGACTGGCGTGGCTATCCACTTGGGCATACATATCAAATACCCGCAGCAGCATGTCGGGCGGGATTCCCAATCCGGAGTCCCGAACCGACAGCACCACTTCATTCTCTTTGTGCTGCGCGGTCAGCCAGATTTGACCGCTTCGATCCATGTACTTGGCGGCATTGTTGAGCAGATTGACAACGACCTGAACCAGCCGAGTGGCGTCTGCGTTCACCGTTATCGGGCTCGGCGAAATCGAAACCACAAGTTGATGACCCGCCGCCTCGATATACGGGCGGCTCGTCTCGACGGCACTCGCCAAGATGGCGGACAATTCGACGATTTCCTTTCGCAGTTCGGACTTGCCACGCGCGATGCGCGAGACTTCCAACAAGTCGTCCACGAGCCGCACCATGTGAGTGACCTGCCGTTCCATGATGTTGCGCACGTGTTCAACGGCGGGGTCCAGATCATCGGAGAGCTTAAGGATATCGATCGCGTTGCAAATGGGGGCTAGCGGGTTCCGCAGCTCGTGGGCCAACGTCGCCAGGAACTCATCTTTGCGACGATCGGCGAGCCGAAGTTGCTCGAAGAGACGAGCATTCTCGACGAAATCGACCGCCTGGTGGGCACAAAGGTCGATCAGCCTTTTAACGCGCTCCGTCGGCTGGTGAGGCTCTCGAAAATGTGTCGACAAGACGCCGACAATTTCACCCGAGCGGGCGATCAGCGGCGTGCTGTGAATCGCTCGATATCCGGCTTGTCGCGCCACGTCCCGATGACCAGCGTCGACCGGATCGGTTTCCATATCCTCGACTACGTGGCGCCGTCGCTCTCGAAAACTCGAACCGTGCAGGTCGTCGATGGGACCGAGACGCTCGAGCGATTCAAGAAACTCATCATCAAATCCATGGCTCGCCGCAACCGCCAGTCGTCTTTGCTCGGGATCGTACAGCGATAAGAGGCCCAGATCCGTCTCCTCGATTGCCATCGCCGAATGAAGAATCTCCTCCAAGACAAAATCAAGCTCCCGCGTCGCCGAGAGCCGCCGGCTCATTTCGTGGAGCCGCCGCAAATCAGCCTCGTCGCGCTTTCGCGCGGTGATATCGCGGGCGATCTTCGAAGCGCCGAAAATGCGGCCATCACGGTCACGGAGCGGCGAAACCGTCAGGGAAATATCGACTCGGTGGCCAGCCTTCGTCAATCGCTCGGTTTCGAAGTGTTCGATCCGCTCGCCATTGCGGAGCCGTTCCAGGATGAAACGTTCCTCATCCAGTCTTTCCGGTGGGATGATGATGGTGATTTGCGATCCGATCGCCTCCTCGGCCGTGAATCCGAAAATGCGTTCGGCGCCCCCGTTCCAGGTAAGTATCCGGCCATCGAGCGTCTTGCTGACGATCGCATCGTCGGACGATGCCACGAGCGAAGCGAGAATGGCGCTATTGCGATCGGCTTGCTTCTGGTCGCTGAGATCGATAACGATGTTGATTGCGCCCGTGATCTTGCCCGAGCTGTCTCGGATCGGGCTGGCATGCGCCAATACATTGCGGCGGCTGCCGTCCGGGCGCTCGACAATAATTTCCTCACGGTGGTATTCTTGGCCTGTTTGCAAGGCCAGCGCCATCCAACACTCCTCGTGTCGAAGCGGAGTTTCGTCGGCCGCGAGCAGCCGAAACGAGCCGCAGAAGCGGTCCGCGGGATCGTTGAGTTTTGGTTCGCGCCCCCAAACCTCGGCTGCGGGCCGGTTGAAATAGGTAATCTTGCCTTCCGGATCACAGATATAGGCGCCCGCCGGAAGTCGATCCAAAAACTCCACGAAATCCATCTGATTCAATTGCGAATTGGAACTGGCCGCCTTCGATCGTCGTTTCATCTCCGCGCCTCCGCCAAGAACGGGATAGTCAATTGAAGGAAAGAATCACGAATTCCAGGAAAGCCAGGTCGGCTGACGGACGTTTTCTGTCGTTTGGTATCCTGCCGCCCCCTAAACATCAATTCTTGCAAACGGGGGGACGCAGCGTCCGGCTGCGTCCCCCTAACAAGTATCCGACACTTACGACTGGGGTGCAATCAGCGGCGCGGGCCGCCTTCGATCGCTCGGCCGACTGCGGCGCCGGCTCGGCCGACCGCCTCGCCCGCTCGACCGACGCCGGCTTCTGCCCGATCTACGGGTCCGCGATATCCGGTCCAATAGCGATAAGGGAAACCGCCATAGTAACCGTAATAGCCGCGACCATTACCGCCGTAGTAGTCACTGTTGCCGTAGTCCGAATACGCAGCGCCCGGCCCCGAGGGCGACCACTGGCCGTTCTGATAGATCAGCCAACCGTTATTCGTCCAGTACCACCAATTCCCATTGGAATAGCGGAAATTGCTGTCGGCGCCTCCATAATCATTGGCGTAGTCGGACCAGTTGCCGTCGTTGTAGTACGACCAGCGATTCTGCGGTCCGTAATACCACCAACGACCGCCATCCCAGCGGTAGCGCCAGCGATCGACGTTGCGATCGGCAAGGTCGCGATCACGGCGGTCCATATTGCGCGCATTGGCGTCAAATCGCGCGTCCGGGTTCGTGACATTGGCTCCCGGAGGAACATTGATGTTTGCGCCTCGGGGCCCTTGCACGTTCACATCGGCGCCGCCGGTAGGACCGCCGGGTTGCACTTGCACGTTGCCGCCTCGTGGTCCCTGCACATTCACGTCAGCGCCCGCCGGCCGGCCAGGTTGAACCTGTACGTTGCCACCGCGCGGTCCTTGCACGTCGACTCCGGCCCCGGTCTGTCCGCCAGGTTGTACTTGGGCATTGGATCCGTTCGGCGCCGCGACATTACTCCCGGCATTAGCATTCGCGCCGACTCCGGCGTTGACTCCCACATCGGCGCCAGGCGCGGCAACATTCGCTCCGCCGCCCGCGTTGGCTCCGGCGCCCGCGACGGCAGGCCCGCCGACGTTGGCTCCCCCGCCGGCATTGGTTCCTGCTCCAGCCCCTATCCGCGGCCCTTGAGCCAAGAGCGCCGCGCATCCAAGCGCCACGACCGCCGCCGTGCTCAGTTTGACAAAGACAAACCGCATGATCGCACCTCCTCGATGAAAATTACGCTTTTGCCAGCGGCTCCCTTCCCATCGTCGCAACTCGTCGGAGCCAACCCGATCGCGACCGTCGCGTCGGGAAACTAAACGAGTGATTCGGAATTGCACGCTCTGCATACGCCGTGCCAGACCTCGACTGCCGCTCCGCTCGGCGGATAAGCGGTCTAAACTGCAACTCGACTTGGCCAAATCGCGACCGGTCGATGCTCGGCGCGACTCGAAATGATAGCAAGGGCATGTGTCTTATCGAATCGCTGGCAACAATTCGACCAAACTGTTTCAGGCGACGCCAAACTCAGGGAGGCTGATTCGCCCACCAATTACCGACCGGTCGCACTAGCTGGCAAAGCTCGCCTGACCCGCTAAACTTTGGACTCGGTTTTCGGCTGAAAGCGTTGCCTGCCGACACGGCTAGCGGCAGGCGCCGCGCGGCCTAGACCCAACTAAAGCGTTGATCCCGGGACGTCGGGTATGAACAAGACATTTGAGCAAGGCAGGAATGAAATTGCCTCGCTCAGCCAATATCTCGCGACGAACCGGCAAGCATTTTGCGCTGCCGGCATGAAGGAAGCCCACGTTCGGCAGTCCCTGATCGATCCTTTTTTCGAGGCGCTTGATTGGGACGTGCGAAACGCGGAGAGGGTTGCACCGCAGTACCGCGAAGTCATTCCCGAAGACAGCCTCGACGTGGAGGGCCAACAGAAGGCTCCAGATTACACCTTCCGCGTTGGCACTCTGCCCAAGTTCTATGCGGAAGCCAAGAAGTGCGGCGTCAACATCCACATGGATCCCGCTCCGGCTTACCAACTTCGCCGCTATGGCTGGAGCGCGAAAGTCGCCGTCTCGATCTTGACCGACTTCGAAGAACTCAGCGTTTACGATTGCACTCTGCGGCCGAGTCTGGGCGACAAGGCTAGCCGCGCGCGAATCCTCTATTTTCGCTTCGACGAGTACGCCGATCGCTGGCGCGAGTTGTGGGACGTGTTTTCGCGAGAAGCCGTCTGGTCCGGGGCATTCGACCAATATGCCGCGTCCAAGCGGAAGCGTGGCACTTCCGAAGTCGACGTGGAGTTTCTCAAGGAAATCGAAGGTTGGCGCGAGTCGCTGGCCCGCAACATGGCCTTGCGAAATCCAGACCTCTCTTCCGATGATTTGAACGCGGCCGTCCAATACACGATCGACAGGATCGTGTTCCTTCGCATGGCAGAGGATCGGGGTCTGGAGCCCGAACAGCAACTCATGAATCTATGCGGAGAAACAGACATCTACTCGCGTTTCATGCGCGGCCTCTGTCGCCGCGCAGACGAAAAATACAACTCCGGCTTGTTTCATTTCCAGAAGGAAGAGGGCGAATCGGATGCGCCCGACCGAATCACGCCGAAGCTGTCGGTCGATGATAGGGTCTTCAAGCCGATTCTGCAAAGCCTTTATTTTGCTCACGGCTCGCCATATCACTTCGGCGTGATGCCGGTCGAAATCTTGGGGACCGTTTACGAACGCTTCTTGGGCAAAGCGATTCGACTGACCGTTGGCCATCAAGCTAAAGTGGAGGAAAAGCCGGAGGTTCGCAAGGCCGGCGGGGTCTACTACACGCCGGCTTACATTGTGGACTACATCGTAAAAGAAACGGTCGGACGCAAGATCGAAGGCCGAAGTCCCGCTCAACTGGCTGGGCCGCGAAACGGAAAGCAGCCGCTGCGAGTGCTGGACCTTGCTTGTGGAAGCGGATCGTTCTTGCTCGGCGCCTATCGGCTCCTGCTCGACCATTGCCTGAGCTGGTACGTGGCAAACAAGCCGCAATCGCACAAGCGAGCGGTCTACAACGGTATACGGTCGGGCCAATGGCGACTGACGATTGAAGAAAAGAAACGTATATTGACCACGCATATTTTTGGCGTGGACATCGATCCGCAGGCCGTCGAAGTGTCCAAATTGTCGCTTTTGCTGAAGGTGCTGGAAGGCGAGAACGAGCAAAGTGTCGTCCGGCAATTGAAATTCTTCCGCGAGCGGGCGCTGCCAAATCTGGCCAACAACATCCAGTGCGGCAATTCCCTGATTGCTCCCCAGCAGCTCGTTGGCGATTTACTTTCTCAAGCCGACGAAATGCAACGCGCGAACGCGTTCGATTGGAAGCAACACTTTCCCGAAGCCATGAAGGCGGGCGGATTCGGCTGCGTTATCGGCAATCCACCCTACATCCGTATCCAGACGATGAAGGACTGGGCGCCGCTGGAAGTGGAGATCTATAAAACGATCTATGAATCTGCGCGAGCGGGCAATTACGATATTTACCTGGTTTTCATTGAACGCGGTTTACAACTATTGCAAGCCGCCGGGCGACTCGGCTTTATCGTTCCAAATAAGTTCTTCCGCACGGACTATGGCGAAGGCATTCGGCGCGTGCTCTCGGGGCTGTGCAGCGTTGACCGCATCGTCGATTTTGGGCACCATCAGGTTTTTTCAGCAACAACCTACACATGTCTGCTGTTTCTCGAAAAGGATGGTGCAGCGTCGTTTCAGTATGCCGCGAGCGAGGCGTCGCCTGAATCGATTCAAGGTCTTCGATTCTCGAAACGCAGCAGCAAAACGTTGACCGCCGACGCGTGGACCTTCGAACCGCCTGAGACGGCTTCGATTTTCGCCAAGCTGCAGGCCAGGGCAACGCGTCTGCTCGATCTTCCTGCGACCGTGAGCCGGGGCAGCAGCAGCGGCGACGACGATGTCTTTATGTTCGAACGCGGAACGGTCCAGATTGAAGACGGCGTTGTCAGGACGCCGGTGTTCGCGAGCGATTTCGGTCGTTATTGGTTCGCGCCTAGCGGAAAATGGGACATCATCTTTCCCTACGCCCTTGACGATGGCGAATATCGATTGATGCCGGAACGCGAGTTCAAGCGTCAATTCCCTCGCGCGTACGCATACCTTCGCGGAAAGGAGCAAGCGCTGCGGCGCCGCAAGCAATTCAAAGAGTGGTATGCCTATAGCGCCCCGCGCAACCTTTTGCTGCACGGTGAAGCGCAGATTGCCGTGCCATTGCTCGCCGATAAAGGACTCTTTGCGCGTATACCAGAGCGGCTGCGGTCTCAACTATGCCCGATGGCCAGTGGGGGCTTCACGATTGCGATTTCCAAAGGATGTCGGATGAAACCTGAGTATGTGCTGGGGCTTCTTAACTCGAAGCTCCTATTCTGGCGGCTTCAGCGGATGAGCAATGTCTTCCGCAGAGGCTGGATCACATGCACGAAGCAATACTTCGCGGAGTTGCCCATCCACGAAATCGATTTTGCCGACGTGGCTGACAAAGCGCGGCATGATCGGATCGTTTCCCTAGTTGATTCGATGGTGGCCGTGCGCAATCAACTTGCCGCCGCGAGGTCCATGGCGCAAAAGGCCGTGCTCCAGCGGCAGATCGACTCCACCGATCGCGA
Proteins encoded:
- a CDS encoding PAS domain S-box protein, yielding MKRRSKAASSNSQLNQMDFVEFLDRLPAGAYICDPEGKITYFNRPAAEVWGREPKLNDPADRFCGSFRLLAADETPLRHEECWMALALQTGQEYHREEIIVERPDGSRRNVLAHASPIRDSSGKITGAINIVIDLSDQKQADRNSAILASLVASSDDAIVSKTLDGRILTWNGGAERIFGFTAEEAIGSQITIIIPPERLDEERFILERLRNGERIEHFETERLTKAGHRVDISLTVSPLRDRDGRIFGASKIARDITARKRDEADLRRLHEMSRRLSATRELDFVLEEILHSAMAIEETDLGLLSLYDPEQRRLAVAASHGFDDEFLESLERLGPIDDLHGSSFRERRRHVVEDMETDPVDAGHRDVARQAGYRAIHSTPLIARSGEIVGVLSTHFREPHQPTERVKRLIDLCAHQAVDFVENARLFEQLRLADRRKDEFLATLAHELRNPLAPICNAIDILKLSDDLDPAVEHVRNIMERQVTHMVRLVDDLLEVSRIARGKSELRKEIVELSAILASAVETSRPYIEAAGHQLVVSISPSPITVNADATRLVQVVVNLLNNAAKYMDRSGQIWLTAQHKENEVVLSVRDSGLGIPPDMLLRVFDMYAQVDSHASHSRGGLGLGLPLAKHLVEMHGGRIEARSDGTGAGSEFIIHLPLAVRPMTPIARDESIPLPTRRILIVDDAQAAIYVLGKLLEKMGQDVCAAQDSASALELAKSQRPDIVISDIGMPNMDGCELARQLRKEPGLEGVILVALTGYEQDDDRRQTKDAGFDYHLVKPVSLAALEQLLANVPIRPTAIPTDG
- a CDS encoding N-6 DNA methylase, encoding MNKTFEQGRNEIASLSQYLATNRQAFCAAGMKEAHVRQSLIDPFFEALDWDVRNAERVAPQYREVIPEDSLDVEGQQKAPDYTFRVGTLPKFYAEAKKCGVNIHMDPAPAYQLRRYGWSAKVAVSILTDFEELSVYDCTLRPSLGDKASRARILYFRFDEYADRWRELWDVFSREAVWSGAFDQYAASKRKRGTSEVDVEFLKEIEGWRESLARNMALRNPDLSSDDLNAAVQYTIDRIVFLRMAEDRGLEPEQQLMNLCGETDIYSRFMRGLCRRADEKYNSGLFHFQKEEGESDAPDRITPKLSVDDRVFKPILQSLYFAHGSPYHFGVMPVEILGTVYERFLGKAIRLTVGHQAKVEEKPEVRKAGGVYYTPAYIVDYIVKETVGRKIEGRSPAQLAGPRNGKQPLRVLDLACGSGSFLLGAYRLLLDHCLSWYVANKPQSHKRAVYNGIRSGQWRLTIEEKKRILTTHIFGVDIDPQAVEVSKLSLLLKVLEGENEQSVVRQLKFFRERALPNLANNIQCGNSLIAPQQLVGDLLSQADEMQRANAFDWKQHFPEAMKAGGFGCVIGNPPYIRIQTMKDWAPLEVEIYKTIYESARAGNYDIYLVFIERGLQLLQAAGRLGFIVPNKFFRTDYGEGIRRVLSGLCSVDRIVDFGHHQVFSATTYTCLLFLEKDGAASFQYAASEASPESIQGLRFSKRSSKTLTADAWTFEPPETASIFAKLQARATRLLDLPATVSRGSSSGDDDVFMFERGTVQIEDGVVRTPVFASDFGRYWFAPSGKWDIIFPYALDDGEYRLMPEREFKRQFPRAYAYLRGKEQALRRRKQFKEWYAYSAPRNLLLHGEAQIAVPLLADKGLFARIPERLRSQLCPMASGGFTIAISKGCRMKPEYVLGLLNSKLLFWRLQRMSNVFRRGWITCTKQYFAELPIHEIDFADVADKARHDRIVSLVDSMVAVRNQLAAARSMAQKAVLQRQIDSTDREIDRLVYGLYDLTAEEVELVEADSR